The Melitaea cinxia chromosome 24, ilMelCinx1.1, whole genome shotgun sequence genome window below encodes:
- the LOC123665333 gene encoding uncharacterized protein LOC123665333, with translation MVNCGGCGKFLSPTGAVTCSLCPNKFHRACVGISDRGQACRDWSCPACKRNFRKGDNSQTSVKGIEEAGGSPSSSPGATSEDVVVETAAVVVDLRREVAESIAAMREFREELVQLRMSLSNLNERMSSVEERLDALEKRQDAGSAEEVVALERKVEELKLELNERDQEALLSDLDIGHLPEDKGVSATHEVTVLAARLGVALEARDVVFAERVGAAPAPGRAPGRPRRLVVRLARRGLRDELLRAARVRRGLAADGGARVFVNERLTRRNRVLFHRVREECGRLKWRYCWTKRGRIFARRMDGGPVYQFRSEDDLSRVFSDNCST, from the coding sequence ATGGTTAATTGTGGGGGATGCGGTAAATTTCTCTCGCCGACAGGTGCCGTCACCTGCTCCCTGTGCCCGAACAAATTCCATAGGGCGTGTGTCGGTATTTCGGACAGGGGTCAGGCTTGCAGAGACTGGTCCTGCCCCGCTTGCAAGCGGAACTTTCGGAAAGGCGACAATAGCCAGACGTCGGTGAAGGGGATCGAGGAGGCGGGCGGGAGCCCCTCTAGCTCTCCCGGGGCGACGTCCGAGGACGTCGTCGTGGAGACTGCGGCCGTCGTCGTCGACCTTCGACGCGAGGTCGCAGAAAGCATCGCCGCTATGAGGGAGTTTCGGGAGGAGCTGGTACAGCTGCGGATGTCTCTCTCGAACCTCAACGAGCGCATGAGTAGCGTCGAAGAGAGGCTGGACGCTCTCGAGAAGCGCCAGGACGCCGGCAGCGCGGAGGAAGTCGTCGCACTCGAGCGCAAGGTCGAAGAGCTCAAACTCGAGCTCAACGAGCGGGACCAGGAGGCGCTGCTGTCCGACCTCGACATCGGGCACCTGCCCGAGGACAAGGGCGTGAGCGCGACGCACGAGGTGACCGTGCTGGCGGCGCGGCTGGGCGTGGCGCTGGAGGCGCGCGACGTGGTGTTCGCGGAGCGCGTGGGCGCTGCGCCGGCGCCGGGCCGGGCGCCGGGCCGCCCGCGCCGCCTCGTGGTGCGCCTGGCGCGCCGCGGCCTGCGGGACGAGCTGCTGCGGGCGGCGCGCGTGCGGCGCGGCCTGGCGGCGGACGGGGGCGCGCGCGTCTTCGTCAACGAGCGCCTGACGCGCCGCAACCGCGTGCTCTTTCACAGAGTGCGCGAGGAGTGCGGCCGGCTCAAGTGGCGCTACTGCTGGACGAAGCGAGGGCGTATCTTCGCACGTCGAATGGATGGAGGCCCCGTTTATCAGTTTCGCTCGGAAGATGACTTGTCACGGGTGTTTAGCGACAACTGTTCGACCTAA